The following proteins are encoded in a genomic region of Coffea eugenioides isolate CCC68of chromosome 6, Ceug_1.0, whole genome shotgun sequence:
- the LOC113776186 gene encoding protein MIZU-KUSSEI 1-like, which produces MTKINALRRFLLACIHPASTSPVHPSTTTATATPKKRLSTSLRDDLDDPHSQHHDNQVEEDSSEPPTPTTIAPPSAPPRPSKTMVIGTIFGHRRGGHVWFCVQHDRLNTKPALLLELSIPTSTLIQEMRCGLVRIALEFKDDSPESELSRCPLHSVPVWTLFCNGRKLGFAVRRKATDQNRLMLKTMQSTTVGAGVIPSGFGSGPGSGSEELMYMRANYECVIGNADSESFHLINPDDGPGQELSIFLLRSR; this is translated from the coding sequence ATGACGAAGATCAACGCCCTACGACGGTTTCTTCTCGCTTGCATCCACCCGGCCTCTACTTCTCCAGTCCACCCCTCCACCACCACCGCCACCGCCACCCCCAAGAAACGCCTCAGCACCTCCCTCCGTGACGACCTCGACGACCCACATTCCCAGCACCACGATAACCAAGTCGAAGAAGACTCCTCTGAGCCTCCCACCCCAACCACCATCGCTCCGCCGTCCGCTCCACCGCGCCCCTCCAAGACAATGGTTATCGGCACCATCTTTGGCCACCGTCGGGGCGGTCACGTCTGGTTCTGCGTCCAACACGACCGCCTTAATACTAAACCCGCCCTCCTCCTCGAGCTTTCCATCCCGACCTCCACATTGATCCAAGAAATGCGTTGCGGCCTCGTCAGAATCGCTCTCGAGTTCAAGGACGACTCCCCGGAGTCGGAGCTCAGTCGCTGCCCTCTCCACTCTGTCCCAGTCTGGACTTTGTTCTGCAACGGCAGGAAACTCGGGTTCGCCGTCCGCCGGAAGGCCACTGATCAGAATCGACTCATGCTGAAGACCATGCAGTCCACAACCGTGGGGGCGGGTGTGATCCCATCCGGGTTTGGATCAGGACCCGGATCCGGGTCCGAGGAGCTCATGTACATGAGGGCCAACTATGAGTGTGTGATAGGGAATGCGGACTCGGAGTCGTTTCATCTAATCAACCCGGATGATGGGCCGGGTCAAGAACTCAGCATCTTCTTGCTGAGATCAAGGTGA